One Virgibacillus proomii DNA window includes the following coding sequences:
- a CDS encoding GDSL-type esterase/lipase family protein → MQKNSKNKYFFGIIFMLITGIGLFILFQSPIALTNKDQETNGQPHKTKAYGKVNIIKEHKQRPYHTSALKKEQPVIKYFSEPVHITAIGDSLTQGIGDETKQGGYIGVLEQMFNKRKSTGTFDNFGKRGNRSDQLLKSLNEPDINSSIQRANIVLITIGANDIMQVLKENITNLEMDDFTIERQNYENRLVKIIGKIKRINPATDIYLLGFYNPFARYFKDIQELEIIAKDWNTTGGNVTKKIDHTYFIPMMDLFDNTAKEVFADDNFHPNRLGYQLIAERVLEYINKEKEDDSYGE, encoded by the coding sequence ATGCAAAAAAACAGTAAAAACAAGTACTTTTTTGGCATTATCTTTATGCTAATCACTGGAATAGGGTTATTCATTCTGTTCCAATCGCCAATCGCTTTAACCAATAAAGATCAAGAAACAAATGGGCAGCCACATAAGACAAAAGCATATGGAAAAGTGAATATAATAAAAGAACATAAACAGCGCCCATATCATACATCAGCATTAAAAAAAGAACAGCCAGTGATTAAATATTTTTCTGAACCGGTCCATATTACTGCGATTGGTGATTCGTTAACACAAGGAATTGGGGATGAAACGAAGCAAGGAGGATATATAGGTGTTTTAGAGCAAATGTTCAACAAGCGCAAAAGTACTGGTACGTTTGATAATTTTGGTAAACGGGGCAATCGATCCGATCAATTGCTAAAAAGTTTAAATGAACCAGATATTAATTCCTCTATTCAACGGGCAAATATTGTATTAATTACCATTGGAGCTAATGATATTATGCAAGTATTGAAGGAAAATATCACAAATTTGGAAATGGACGATTTTACTATCGAGCGACAAAACTATGAAAATCGCTTAGTTAAAATCATTGGAAAAATAAAGCGTATCAATCCTGCTACAGACATTTATTTATTAGGCTTTTACAACCCCTTTGCGAGGTATTTTAAAGATATTCAAGAATTAGAAATCATAGCTAAAGATTGGAACACAACTGGTGGAAACGTTACAAAAAAAATCGACCATACGTATTTTATACCTATGATGGATTTGTTTGATAATACTGCCAAAGAAGTATTTGCAGATGACAACTTTCACCCTAATCGTCTTGGTTATCAGCTTATAGCCGAACGCGTACTGGAGTATATTAACAAAGAGAAAGAAGATGACTCGTATGGGGAATAG
- a CDS encoding YpmS family protein: MGNRIEQRKWKQWFIALLSLNIILFLLFLIFIFWPVSEVDYPDPSAKPNSESSEFVVRTTKENLNELVNAYIDQLLEGTNHRYRVELGEDVHLIGELPVFSSTVPLSVHLEPFVQENGDIILKQRSISIGLLALPNQKIMEYIKKYLPMPEWVIVNPKKEEIYLAVTDIKLKSNFQIEVEHIDLEANNIAFKFRVPYQTLGIE; this comes from the coding sequence ATGGGGAATAGGATTGAACAAAGGAAATGGAAGCAATGGTTTATAGCCTTATTATCTCTAAATATCATTTTGTTCCTGCTATTTCTAATATTTATTTTCTGGCCGGTTTCAGAAGTGGATTATCCTGATCCTTCTGCTAAGCCAAATAGTGAAAGCTCCGAGTTTGTAGTACGAACAACAAAAGAAAATTTGAACGAACTGGTTAATGCTTATATTGATCAGCTTTTAGAGGGAACAAATCATCGATATCGTGTTGAATTAGGTGAAGATGTGCATTTAATTGGAGAATTGCCGGTATTTTCTTCAACTGTTCCATTATCTGTCCATTTAGAACCATTTGTTCAAGAAAACGGGGATATTATTTTAAAACAAAGATCTATCTCCATTGGTTTATTGGCATTACCAAACCAAAAGATTATGGAGTATATTAAAAAATATTTGCCAATGCCAGAGTGGGTTATAGTTAATCCGAAAAAAGAAGAAATTTATCTTGCTGTTACCGATATAAAGCTAAAAAGCAACTTTCAGATTGAGGTCGAGCACATTGATTTAGAAGCAAATAATATAGCATTCAAATTTAGAGTGCCATATCAAACATTGGGAATTGAATAA
- the cls gene encoding cardiolipin synthase: MEIMSYLFGSMLIFNITLGISIVFLERKDASSTWAWLMVLLFIPIAGFFLYLIFGKPISKRRIFTWDTKSRLGVKAAVQAQLRALEEGTFAYKNEDIAEYEDLFYLHLRNDDAIFTHNNSVKIFTDGAEKFEALIEDLKAATDHIHLLYYIIRSDNLGQRIADILVKKAKEGLEVRVLFDDMGSRSLKRKYIKRLRKAGVEVEAFFPPKIPKINFKINYRNHRKLAIIDGKIGYIGGFNIGDEYLGKKKKFGYWRDTHLRIYGDAVHQMQTRFILDWNQASRNDILYENRYYSSVPTGDVGVQIVSSGPDSDWEQIKNGYIKMIMSAKEYVYIQTPYFIPDESLRDALRIASLSGVNVRIMIPNKPDHPFVYWATLSYIGDLLEAGAEVFIYQNGFLHAKTIVVDGKIASVGTANIDVRSFRLNFEVNAFLYDPDLTQRLVFEFEKDMMLSTQMSKNLYRQRSIGIRFKESISRLLSPVL; this comes from the coding sequence ATGGAAATTATGTCTTATTTATTTGGTTCCATGTTAATTTTTAATATTACATTAGGAATTTCTATCGTCTTTCTAGAGCGGAAGGATGCAAGTTCCACATGGGCATGGTTAATGGTTCTATTGTTTATCCCAATTGCAGGATTTTTTTTGTATCTAATTTTCGGAAAGCCTATCAGTAAACGAAGAATCTTTACATGGGACACGAAAAGCAGGCTTGGTGTGAAGGCAGCCGTACAAGCCCAACTGCGTGCACTGGAAGAAGGTACATTCGCATATAAAAATGAAGACATCGCTGAGTATGAGGATTTATTTTATTTACATTTACGAAATGATGATGCTATTTTTACGCATAATAACAGTGTGAAGATATTTACGGATGGAGCTGAAAAGTTTGAAGCTTTAATCGAGGACTTAAAAGCGGCAACAGATCATATTCATTTGCTCTATTACATTATTCGTAGTGATAATCTTGGTCAGCGAATTGCCGATATTTTAGTTAAAAAAGCAAAAGAAGGGCTTGAAGTGCGTGTTTTGTTTGATGACATGGGTTCTCGTTCGCTCAAGCGCAAATACATTAAGCGGCTACGTAAGGCTGGAGTAGAGGTGGAAGCTTTCTTTCCGCCCAAAATACCAAAGATCAATTTTAAAATAAACTACCGAAATCATCGTAAATTAGCAATTATTGATGGCAAAATAGGCTATATTGGTGGTTTTAACATTGGTGATGAATACTTAGGAAAGAAGAAAAAGTTTGGATATTGGCGTGACACGCATTTACGTATTTATGGAGATGCGGTACATCAGATGCAGACGCGCTTTATCTTGGATTGGAATCAGGCTTCCCGTAATGATATTTTATATGAAAATCGTTATTATAGTTCCGTTCCAACTGGCGATGTGGGGGTACAAATTGTCTCTAGTGGGCCGGATTCTGACTGGGAACAGATCAAAAATGGTTATATTAAAATGATTATGAGTGCAAAAGAATATGTATATATTCAAACTCCTTATTTTATACCCGATGAGAGTTTACGTGATGCATTAAGAATCGCTTCGTTGTCCGGAGTTAATGTAAGAATTATGATTCCAAACAAGCCGGATCATCCATTTGTCTATTGGGCAACTTTGTCTTATATTGGAGACTTACTGGAAGCAGGCGCAGAGGTCTTTATTTATCAAAATGGTTTTTTACATGCAAAAACAATTGTCGTTGATGGGAAAATTGCTTCCGTTGGAACTGCAAATATTGATGTTCGCAGTTTTCGTTTAAATTTTGAAGTGAATGCATTTTTATATGATCCGGACCTGACTCAACGGTTAGTCTTTGAGTTTGAGAAGGACATGATGCTATCTACACAAATGTCGAAAAATCTTTATCGTCAGCGCTCCATAGGTATTCGTTTTAAAGAATCCATTTCTCGACTTCTTTCACCAGTATTGTAA
- the rarD gene encoding EamA family transporter RarD, which produces MNDVSQIRSGSLYTIGAYVLWGFLPIYWKFLDHVSPGETLAHRSIWSFIFMFIIVLVTRNWQEFIDEWKALLHDKRKLIGISLATIVISLNWLTFIWAVNSNHVVQASLGYYINPLISILLGIIVLKEAFTMRQTVSFILATIGVLYLTFSYGTFPWVSLLLATTFGLYGLLKKKLDIKAMIGLTIETMLIVPIAIIYVIMIPDHAFQINEFFSNTNFLLMGAGVMTAVPLLLFASGAKRITLGMIGFLQYIAPTLMLLIGVFLYDEAFTSAHFIAFLFIWAALINYMLSSFYHPFRNKQMSSSKTTS; this is translated from the coding sequence ATGAATGATGTTTCTCAGATTAGATCAGGTAGTTTATATACAATAGGGGCATACGTTCTATGGGGGTTTCTACCAATCTATTGGAAATTCCTTGATCATGTTTCACCTGGAGAAACGTTAGCTCATCGCAGTATCTGGTCATTTATTTTCATGTTTATCATCGTTTTAGTTACCCGAAACTGGCAAGAATTTATAGATGAATGGAAGGCTTTGCTTCATGATAAACGGAAATTAATAGGCATTTCATTGGCAACTATTGTCATTAGCCTAAATTGGCTAACCTTTATTTGGGCAGTAAATAGTAATCATGTTGTACAAGCAAGTTTAGGTTACTATATTAATCCATTAATCAGTATTTTATTAGGAATCATTGTTCTAAAAGAAGCTTTTACCATGAGACAAACCGTATCGTTTATTCTTGCAACTATTGGAGTTCTGTATTTAACATTTAGTTATGGCACGTTTCCTTGGGTTTCTTTACTGCTTGCAACTACCTTTGGACTGTATGGATTATTGAAAAAAAAGCTAGATATAAAAGCAATGATTGGACTAACCATAGAGACGATGCTTATTGTACCAATCGCTATTATTTATGTGATTATGATTCCAGACCATGCTTTTCAAATAAACGAATTTTTTTCAAACACTAACTTTTTATTAATGGGAGCTGGAGTAATGACTGCTGTTCCATTATTATTATTTGCTAGTGGAGCAAAACGAATCACTTTAGGAATGATTGGCTTTTTACAATACATTGCTCCTACATTAATGCTGTTAATAGGTGTATTTCTCTATGATGAAGCTTTCACATCAGCCCATTTTATCGCTTTTTTATTTATTTGGGCTGCGTTAATAAACTATATGCTGTCGAGTTTTTATCATCCGTTTAGAAACAAACAGATGTCATCTTCTAAAACTACGAGTTGA
- a CDS encoding PTS transporter subunit EIIC has product MSKRKISDTIQRFGRTLLLPIGVLAPVGMILGISGALVQTYMIERFPFLGYEVVNTVLISIRTIASAVFDNIPLLFAMGVAYGMSKKDKGISVFAATTGYLTLIIAMHVWLTVTGKMADPEIMTQFGQIEVLGIQTMNINAAGGIITGLVAAWATDKFYNLELPTAFAFFSGKKSVPIITIGLMTVIGLVIPFIWSLFVGLLTNLSAVYLSVVGPFFTAAGERLFIPFGLHHVWNVLFRFTEAGGSYVIDGETYVGVVPAMTEILFNQGPNSEYWSMMPKLTRFMAQQQMLVTLFIFPAIAFAMYKTAYKENKAYVKSMLITMVLTAVLGNVTEPLEFTFVFIAPLLYVVYSFIVGIGAVLLSFAGVAIGYIRGTIFDFTIFGLLYEKTNWIFLVLIGTGLAIITYFLFRWAIVRFDIKTPGREEQQNLDNSLLKEKRYGDIAGIVVKALGGKENILNVDNCITRLRIDLKDVRVIDKDLLTTSGCTGFFFPTAKHIHVVYGPQVEFVKNAVDDEIRN; this is encoded by the coding sequence ATGAGTAAGAGGAAAATCAGCGACACTATCCAAAGATTCGGGCGAACTTTACTCCTGCCAATTGGAGTACTGGCACCAGTTGGTATGATCTTAGGAATTAGTGGAGCATTGGTTCAAACTTATATGATTGAAAGGTTTCCCTTTTTAGGCTATGAAGTAGTAAACACAGTATTAATTAGTATTCGTACAATAGCAAGTGCCGTGTTTGATAATATCCCATTATTATTTGCAATGGGTGTAGCTTATGGAATGAGTAAAAAAGATAAGGGGATATCTGTCTTTGCCGCTACAACTGGTTATTTAACTTTAATCATTGCAATGCATGTTTGGCTAACCGTAACGGGTAAAATGGCAGATCCGGAGATCATGACTCAATTTGGACAAATAGAAGTATTAGGTATTCAAACAATGAATATTAATGCGGCAGGGGGGATCATCACCGGATTAGTAGCTGCCTGGGCAACGGATAAGTTTTATAATCTAGAACTGCCAACGGCTTTTGCATTCTTTTCGGGAAAAAAATCCGTCCCCATTATTACAATTGGTCTCATGACCGTCATTGGCCTGGTGATTCCTTTTATCTGGTCTTTGTTTGTAGGACTTTTAACGAATTTATCTGCCGTATATTTAAGTGTAGTTGGTCCGTTCTTTACTGCTGCAGGAGAAAGATTGTTTATTCCCTTTGGGCTTCATCATGTGTGGAATGTTCTGTTTAGATTCACGGAGGCTGGAGGGTCATATGTTATTGATGGTGAAACATACGTAGGAGTTGTCCCTGCGATGACGGAGATTTTATTTAATCAAGGGCCTAATAGTGAGTATTGGTCGATGATGCCAAAACTAACTCGTTTTATGGCACAGCAGCAAATGTTGGTAACGTTATTTATTTTTCCGGCGATTGCTTTTGCAATGTATAAAACGGCTTATAAAGAAAATAAAGCCTACGTCAAATCAATGTTAATTACAATGGTCTTAACTGCTGTTCTTGGTAATGTTACCGAACCGTTAGAATTTACATTCGTATTTATAGCTCCATTGTTATATGTTGTTTATTCTTTTATTGTTGGAATTGGTGCTGTTTTATTATCTTTTGCAGGGGTGGCGATTGGATATATACGTGGAACTATTTTTGATTTTACTATTTTCGGATTGCTTTATGAAAAAACAAATTGGATTTTTCTTGTATTGATTGGTACAGGGTTAGCTATCATAACTTATTTTTTGTTTCGTTGGGCTATCGTTCGCTTTGATATTAAAACTCCTGGACGAGAAGAACAGCAAAATTTGGATAACTCATTATTAAAGGAAAAACGTTATGGTGATATTGCAGGAATTGTCGTTAAAGCATTAGGAGGAAAAGAAAATATTTTAAATGTCGATAATTGTATTACCCGACTACGGATCGATTTAAAAGATGTTCGGGTTATCGACAAAGATTTATTAACTACCTCTGGGTGTACAGGATTTTTCTTTCCAACGGCAAAACATATTCATGTTGTGTATGGTCCCCAAGTTGAATTTGTAAAAAATGCGGTTGATGATGAAATACGAAACTAA
- a CDS encoding MurR/RpiR family transcriptional regulator — translation MLNFLDNYEEMTASERKVLNYIVENMDVIPYMKINDLAETTYVSKTVIINLAQKLGYSGYKELKYHINHSVKDKVLDQKQSVLSYREILDQSINKTLSIVSEEMLQNCAKKIQTSENVFIMARGTSKAVGYYLEHLLLSIGIQCIFIKDYNLSELFTNFVAKNDMVIFISMSGNTKKIINTAKKVHFKKAKIISITSFQTNELTKYTNDNLYCYSDNNDTKKNDKISRIGFFLIVDLLINELTRLNEY, via the coding sequence ATGTTGAATTTTTTAGATAATTATGAAGAGATGACGGCGAGTGAACGAAAGGTTTTGAATTATATTGTTGAAAATATGGATGTTATCCCTTACATGAAGATAAACGATTTAGCGGAAACCACTTATGTATCAAAAACAGTGATAATCAATCTTGCTCAAAAACTGGGTTATAGTGGGTACAAGGAATTAAAATATCATATTAATCATTCTGTAAAAGATAAAGTACTTGATCAAAAACAAAGTGTTTTATCTTACCGTGAAATTTTAGATCAAAGTATAAATAAAACATTATCTATTGTTAGTGAAGAAATGCTTCAAAATTGTGCTAAAAAAATACAAACATCGGAAAATGTGTTTATTATGGCTAGAGGCACTAGTAAGGCAGTAGGTTATTATTTAGAGCATCTTTTATTATCAATCGGAATTCAATGTATTTTTATAAAAGATTATAATCTATCTGAGCTATTTACAAACTTTGTGGCAAAAAACGATATGGTTATATTTATTTCCATGTCGGGAAATACCAAAAAGATTATTAATACAGCAAAAAAAGTACATTTTAAAAAAGCAAAAATAATTAGTATTACTTCTTTTCAAACAAATGAATTAACTAAATATACAAACGATAACTTATATTGTTACTCTGATAACAATGATACAAAGAAAAATGATAAAATATCGCGGATTGGATTTTTCTTAATTGTTGATTTATTAATTAATGAATTAACACGTTTAAATGAATATTAA
- a CDS encoding O-acetylhomoserine aminocarboxypropyltransferase/cysteine synthase family protein, with product MTNFQKHDRETVLLHGGQIPDPTTGSRAVPIYQTTSYVFNDTTHAQNLFGLKEAGNIYSRIGNPTVAAFEQRVAELEDGVQAVATSSGMAAITFAILNVASAGDEIITDSNLYGGTYNLFANTLPRYGIHVKFVDGTNPNEVEAAITNKTKAIFGETITNPSLQIFDVEKIAAIAHAHHIPLIIDNTFAPYITKPLAWGADIVVHSATKWIGGHGTTIGGVVVDGGRFNWNHEKFPGFTVPDESYHGLRFVDVGPAAFATKLRVQLLRDIGACLSPYNAFLLLQGLETLHLRLPQHVQNAQKVAAYLNSHPAIEWVSYPGLESHPSYHLAKKYFSHGAGSIITFGIKGGLEAGRTLIDNIELWSHVANVGDAKSLIIHPASTTHQQLSTEELAVSGTTEEMVRLSIGLESINDLLKTLDTAIAKATGNAETIGSDEDDAIEWLLHSPFAREDGNVRKKTIVVYGLGQANNSSKEKVKQLQQLGFDLVEVGKTFHSETLPQYDELSAIPTIVDAIWFIQPELPATVLQQFINKDGKILWIEHPDANLTVLENVKAAGIPIITGKNPYELAVSLRCNQKSLVTV from the coding sequence ATGACAAATTTTCAAAAGCATGACAGGGAGACCGTATTACTACATGGAGGGCAAATACCTGACCCTACAACAGGATCAAGAGCTGTACCAATTTATCAAACGACATCTTATGTTTTTAACGATACAACACATGCACAAAACTTATTTGGATTAAAGGAAGCAGGCAATATCTATTCGCGAATTGGCAATCCTACCGTTGCTGCGTTTGAACAACGGGTAGCAGAATTAGAAGATGGAGTTCAGGCTGTTGCAACTTCTTCAGGAATGGCCGCCATTACATTTGCCATTCTTAATGTAGCAAGTGCAGGAGATGAAATTATCACAGATAGTAACCTTTACGGCGGTACTTACAATCTATTTGCGAATACATTGCCGCGTTATGGTATTCATGTAAAATTTGTTGATGGAACGAATCCGAACGAGGTTGAAGCAGCTATTACAAACAAAACAAAAGCTATTTTTGGAGAAACGATTACGAACCCAAGCCTCCAGATATTTGATGTAGAAAAAATAGCTGCGATTGCCCATGCCCATCATATTCCACTAATTATTGATAACACATTTGCACCATATATCACAAAACCCCTAGCTTGGGGTGCAGATATTGTCGTACATTCGGCGACCAAATGGATAGGTGGACATGGTACCACGATTGGAGGTGTCGTCGTCGATGGCGGACGATTTAATTGGAATCATGAAAAATTCCCGGGATTTACAGTTCCAGATGAAAGCTATCATGGTCTAAGGTTTGTCGATGTAGGACCAGCTGCCTTTGCTACAAAATTACGAGTTCAATTGTTACGTGACATAGGTGCCTGTTTGAGCCCTTACAATGCCTTTTTATTATTACAAGGATTGGAAACATTGCATTTACGCTTGCCACAGCATGTCCAAAACGCCCAGAAAGTTGCTGCATATCTGAATAGCCATCCGGCAATTGAGTGGGTATCATATCCAGGTCTGGAAAGTCATCCATCCTATCATTTAGCAAAAAAATATTTCAGTCATGGTGCTGGATCGATTATTACCTTTGGTATCAAGGGAGGGCTAGAAGCAGGTCGTACGTTAATTGACAACATTGAACTATGGTCACATGTCGCTAATGTTGGTGATGCAAAATCATTAATCATTCACCCGGCATCCACCACCCATCAACAGCTGTCAACAGAAGAATTAGCAGTAAGTGGAACAACAGAAGAAATGGTTCGTTTATCTATCGGTTTGGAATCGATAAATGATTTGCTAAAAACATTAGATACTGCCATTGCCAAAGCAACTGGGAATGCTGAAACAATTGGATCTGATGAAGATGATGCCATTGAATGGTTACTCCATTCTCCATTCGCTAGAGAAGATGGGAATGTCCGTAAGAAAACGATTGTAGTATATGGGCTGGGACAGGCAAATAATAGCAGTAAAGAAAAAGTGAAGCAATTGCAACAATTAGGATTTGATCTCGTCGAAGTTGGCAAAACCTTTCATTCAGAAACGCTTCCTCAATATGATGAATTGTCTGCTATTCCAACCATAGTGGATGCAATCTGGTTCATTCAACCTGAGTTACCGGCTACTGTATTGCAACAGTTCATTAATAAAGATGGTAAGATTTTATGGATCGAACATCCAGATGCCAATCTTACTGTGTTAGAGAATGTAAAAGCTGCAGGAATACCGATTATTACTGGGAAGAATCCTTATGAGTTGGCTGTTTCTCTCCGATGTAATCAAAAAAGTCTGGTTACCGTATAA
- a CDS encoding class-II fumarase/aspartase family protein, whose translation MRALYDSKSKTMDDQGIKKLFTQEEKYKTWLLFEAALAQAQAEYGFIPQKAADDIKQAAKIENIDFAEMDQIYKKIGHGFVPFLKVLVKACPENSGKYVHYGITTQNIQQSSQLYILKKAHHQFMKIIGKILGNLSALAYANKNTVMPGRTHGRHAIPITYGYKVSVWISEFIHCYERMAEAEKRVFKIMMGGAVGTFSSMPEVGIQVQERVAELVGMYPMEVPSRNISTHKLEYMMNLSLLANVCHKIAEEVYSTTLEEIAEVSEGFSEGTIGSSTMPHKINPKLAKGIIANSQKLYSLPGVGMYSAVRPYEGDSSSYMLFDGLLEEAMELITEVLLRCEELTRTIVVHKDRMLYNALRNKGLDNSEYVMMKLAEKLGKDQAHSLMYEIAMKTAAGGEDFFANLKTNEKIASDFTDEEIKEMIDPRNYIGLSVTIAEKEANRAKEVKEEILNKYN comes from the coding sequence ATGAGAGCATTATATGATTCAAAAAGTAAGACAATGGATGATCAAGGTATAAAAAAATTATTTACACAAGAGGAAAAATATAAAACATGGTTATTATTTGAAGCTGCTTTAGCACAGGCACAAGCTGAATACGGATTTATTCCCCAAAAAGCGGCAGACGATATTAAACAAGCAGCTAAAATAGAAAATATCGATTTTGCAGAAATGGATCAAATATATAAAAAAATAGGACATGGTTTTGTTCCTTTTTTAAAGGTATTAGTAAAAGCTTGTCCAGAAAATAGTGGAAAATATGTTCATTATGGGATAACAACACAAAATATACAACAAAGCTCACAACTTTATATTCTAAAAAAAGCACATCATCAGTTTATGAAAATAATCGGTAAAATTTTAGGTAATTTAAGTGCTTTGGCATATGCAAATAAGAATACGGTAATGCCTGGAAGAACCCATGGGAGACATGCGATTCCTATTACATATGGGTATAAGGTTTCGGTATGGATTAGCGAGTTTATTCATTGCTATGAACGTATGGCAGAAGCAGAAAAAAGGGTTTTTAAAATTATGATGGGAGGGGCTGTAGGTACATTTAGTTCGATGCCGGAAGTTGGCATTCAAGTACAAGAGCGTGTTGCTGAGTTAGTAGGAATGTATCCGATGGAAGTTCCTTCAAGAAATATAAGTACACATAAATTAGAGTATATGATGAACTTGTCATTACTAGCCAATGTCTGCCATAAAATAGCTGAAGAAGTATATAGTACAACATTGGAAGAAATAGCAGAGGTTTCGGAAGGATTTAGTGAGGGTACGATTGGCAGCAGTACCATGCCACATAAAATTAATCCGAAACTAGCTAAAGGGATTATTGCAAACTCTCAAAAACTGTATTCTTTACCTGGAGTCGGAATGTATTCAGCCGTACGTCCATATGAAGGGGATAGCAGTTCCTATATGCTATTCGATGGTTTGCTTGAAGAAGCAATGGAATTAATTACGGAGGTTTTATTACGGTGTGAGGAATTAACAAGAACAATAGTCGTTCATAAAGACAGGATGCTGTATAATGCTTTACGTAACAAGGGATTGGATAATAGTGAATATGTGATGATGAAATTAGCAGAAAAACTGGGTAAAGATCAAGCGCATTCACTCATGTATGAAATTGCAATGAAGACTGCTGCGGGGGGCGAAGACTTCTTTGCTAATTTAAAAACAAATGAAAAGATTGCCAGTGACTTTACAGATGAAGAAATTAAAGAGATGATTGACCCGAGAAACTATATCGGGCTTTCCGTTACAATAGCGGAGAAGGAAGCCAATAGAGCAAAAGAAGTTAAAGAAGAGATATTAAATAAGTATAACTGA